In a genomic window of Pseudomonadota bacterium:
- a CDS encoding HugZ family protein, with the protein MTTRDAKSAAAAAARDLLCRCYDGVLATVSVDVAGYPFGSVVPYCLDQHGRPLILIASIAQHTKNIRADARVSLTLFDRGEPDLQAAGRVTVLGDARRLGDDERALALRYYRYFPQSHDYDRTHDFAFYAIAPRRIRYIGGFGAIHWFEPDSVVLANPFDADAERGIVEHMNVDHAAAIAHYCAVAGIEVPPGVTPEMVGCDAEGINLRLDARVARIAFDAPVTDLQAVRQTLVAMARA; encoded by the coding sequence CCGCCGCGGCGGCCCGCGATTTACTGTGCCGTTGCTACGACGGTGTGCTGGCGACGGTGTCGGTCGACGTGGCCGGCTATCCTTTCGGCTCGGTGGTGCCCTACTGCCTGGATCAGCACGGTCGGCCGCTGATCCTCATCGCCTCGATCGCGCAGCACACCAAGAACATCCGCGCCGACGCGCGCGTGTCGCTGACGCTGTTCGATCGCGGTGAGCCTGATCTGCAGGCGGCCGGGCGCGTGACGGTGCTGGGTGACGCGCGCCGGCTCGGCGACGACGAGCGCGCGCTGGCGCTGCGCTACTACCGCTACTTTCCGCAGTCCCACGACTACGACCGCACCCACGATTTCGCCTTCTACGCCATCGCCCCGCGCCGCATCCGTTACATCGGCGGCTTTGGCGCCATCCACTGGTTCGAGCCCGACAGCGTGGTGCTCGCCAATCCCTTCGACGCCGACGCCGAGCGTGGCATCGTCGAGCATATGAACGTCGACCACGCGGCGGCGATTGCGCACTACTGCGCGGTGGCCGGTATCGAGGTGCCGCCCGGCGTGACGCCGGAGATGGTCGGATGCGATGCCGAGGGCATCAACCTCAGACTCGATGCGCGCGTCGCGCGCATCGCCTTCGACGCACCCGTGACCGACTTGCAGGCGGTGCGTCAGACGCTGGTGGCGATGGCCCGCGCCTGA
- a CDS encoding cupin domain-containing protein, which produces MAFEEQIPRVYLSREDMLKRVARFKDLKGFDGGLPDSYMPDSMRILYNVIGFQPPPGEQGAVTSPVGAKAARMSSIKISEGFNLGYCEALPGKGPMMHNHDTNETFICMTGRWRASWEDAAGGVESVDLEPLDVISFPPGMIRRFENVTNGPADQYSVLMFVIAGDAPAAEFSKQAMDEIETSGVLAAHPIQTDTDDWLAPRTVARG; this is translated from the coding sequence ATGGCATTCGAGGAACAGATCCCGCGCGTGTATCTCAGCCGCGAGGACATGCTGAAACGTGTGGCGCGCTTCAAGGACCTGAAAGGTTTCGACGGCGGCCTGCCCGACAGCTACATGCCTGACTCCATGCGCATCCTCTACAACGTCATCGGCTTTCAGCCGCCGCCCGGCGAACAGGGCGCGGTGACTTCACCGGTGGGCGCCAAGGCCGCGCGCATGTCCTCGATCAAGATCAGCGAGGGCTTCAATCTCGGTTACTGCGAGGCCTTGCCGGGCAAAGGGCCGATGATGCACAACCACGACACCAACGAGACCTTCATCTGCATGACCGGGCGCTGGCGCGCGAGTTGGGAAGACGCGGCGGGCGGCGTGGAATCGGTGGACCTCGAGCCGCTGGACGTGATCTCGTTTCCGCCCGGCATGATTCGTCGCTTCGAGAACGTCACCAACGGCCCCGCCGACCAATACTCGGTGCTGATGTTCGTGATCGCGGGCGACGCGCCGGCGGCGGAGTTCTCCAAGCAGGCGATGGACGAGATCGAAACCAGCGGCGTGCTCGCCGCCCACCCCATCCAGACCGATACCGACGACTGGCTGGCGCCGCGCACCGTGGCGCGCGGCTGA
- a CDS encoding fatty acid desaturase — protein sequence MREQFEHRPLLELERLRALQARDDRPSTVRLTLHVGAMLILTWLIMAWPAQPLLALPATLLLAVAWAGIFAPFHECTHETAFASPRGNRRGARLCGLLFGVSPAVYRTFHFEHHRHTHDPERDPEIASIPNYAGWPATRAQWWRAALGDGMLRLKLALALPFALRPTTEWALHCGWTAHIEDHAALARECRVLVTSWALFLLAALLWLPGGGWLLAALWLTHVFQTWWLMCEHSGLPHDGSILRRTRSVTSNAFVRFWLWNMNYHAEHHGWPSIPWHRLPEAHGALAGHLEALAPGYLAQHRSVLAGRPIATPAA from the coding sequence ATGCGCGAACAGTTTGAACATCGTCCCCTGCTCGAGCTCGAGCGCCTGCGTGCGCTGCAGGCGCGCGACGACCGACCTTCGACCGTGCGTCTTACATTGCATGTAGGCGCGATGCTGATCTTGACCTGGCTCATCATGGCTTGGCCCGCGCAGCCGCTGCTGGCGCTGCCAGCCACGCTGCTGCTGGCGGTGGCGTGGGCCGGCATCTTCGCGCCATTCCACGAATGCACCCATGAGACCGCGTTCGCCTCGCCGCGCGGCAATCGTCGGGGCGCGCGCCTGTGCGGTCTTTTGTTCGGCGTGTCGCCGGCCGTCTATCGCACCTTTCATTTCGAACATCATCGTCACACCCACGATCCCGAGCGCGATCCGGAAATCGCGTCCATTCCGAACTACGCCGGTTGGCCGGCGACGCGCGCGCAATGGTGGCGGGCGGCGCTCGGCGACGGCATGCTGCGTCTCAAGCTCGCGCTGGCCCTGCCGTTCGCCCTGCGGCCGACCACCGAGTGGGCTCTGCACTGCGGCTGGACGGCGCATATCGAAGACCACGCCGCGCTGGCGCGCGAATGCCGCGTGCTGGTGACGAGCTGGGCGCTGTTCCTGCTGGCCGCGTTGCTGTGGCTGCCGGGCGGCGGCTGGCTGCTGGCGGCGCTGTGGCTGACCCACGTCTTTCAGACCTGGTGGTTGATGTGCGAACACAGTGGCCTGCCGCACGACGGCAGCATCCTGCGGCGCACGCGCAGCGTGACCAGCAATGCCTTCGTGCGCTTCTGGCTGTGGAACATGAACTACCACGCCGAGCACCACGGCTGGCCCAGCATTCCCTGGCATCGCCTGCCCGAGGCGCATGGCGCGCTGGCCGGGCATCTCGAAGCACTGGCGCCGGGATACCTTGCCCAGCATCGCAGTGTGCTGGCCGGCCGCCCCATCGCCACGCCGGCAGCGTGA
- a CDS encoding TauD/TfdA family dioxygenase translates to MSDTPSLNVVPEAQGFAAAVHGLDLGAPLSAAEQVELLAAWTRHPVLYFPEQALTPAMLEQVSSYFGPFGHDPYVKPKDGFEHVIEVRREAHETAPIFGGSWHSDWSFQATPPSATLLYGEVVPPRGGDTVFADACRAFEALSPTMQQLLMPLNAVHSAAPAYGPKGLFARDDATRSMRIIVSPEAERSEVHPLVRRHPLSGRCALYLNHVYTLGIEGMRADESQALLDFLCKHLTRHEFIYRHRWRPHMLLMWDNRAVVHYADGGYEGHSRLMFRTTVAGERPRAARAASA, encoded by the coding sequence ATGTCCGACACCCCGAGTCTGAACGTCGTCCCCGAAGCGCAAGGGTTTGCCGCGGCGGTGCACGGGCTCGATTTGGGCGCACCCTTGTCCGCCGCCGAGCAGGTTGAACTGCTGGCCGCGTGGACGCGTCACCCCGTGCTGTACTTTCCCGAGCAGGCGCTGACGCCCGCCATGCTCGAGCAGGTCAGCAGTTACTTCGGGCCTTTCGGTCACGACCCTTACGTCAAACCCAAGGACGGCTTCGAGCACGTCATCGAGGTGCGCCGCGAAGCGCACGAGACCGCGCCGATCTTCGGCGGCTCGTGGCATTCCGACTGGAGCTTCCAGGCCACGCCGCCCAGCGCCACGCTGCTGTACGGCGAGGTCGTGCCGCCGCGCGGCGGCGATACGGTGTTCGCCGATGCATGTCGCGCCTTCGAGGCCTTGTCGCCGACCATGCAGCAGCTGCTGATGCCTTTGAACGCGGTGCATTCGGCGGCGCCGGCCTACGGGCCCAAGGGCCTGTTCGCGCGCGACGACGCCACGCGCTCCATGCGCATCATCGTCTCGCCCGAGGCGGAGCGCAGCGAGGTGCATCCGCTGGTGCGGCGCCATCCGCTGTCGGGACGCTGCGCGCTGTATCTCAATCATGTCTACACGCTCGGCATCGAAGGCATGCGCGCCGACGAAAGCCAGGCGCTGCTCGACTTCCTGTGCAAGCACCTCACGCGCCACGAGTTCATCTATCGCCACCGCTGGCGGCCACACATGCTGCTCATGTGGGACAACCGCGCGGTGGTGCATTACGCCGACGGCGGCTACGAAGGGCATAGTCGTCTCATGTTTCGTACCACGGTGGCGGGTGAACGGCCGCGGGCGGCGCGTGCGGCCTCGGCGTAA
- a CDS encoding outer membrane protein assembly factor, with product MRGLRCLAAMWLLVSLGGCALLPWPAKPAPAAPPRETPTIRLVVRGVGERLATNIRAHVSLATRACGTPSAYLGALARRAEEETQDALRAYGYYHASVSTRVGQRGDCARVVIEVKQGPRVVVAAVELEVLGAARDDQGFMAPLASVPLVVGANLNHDKYTATKRLLETLALERGYLAGRFVEHRLEVDVARNLAHARLRYDSGPRYRVGTVSIAQQPQVVREDLVRRFLDYKPAQPYEGELVTRFYAALAASQYFDQVDIRPRLGDARDGEVPVDIRLTPRKRHKYAVGVGASTDEGARTRLAYTNRRLNDAGHRLNAELRASLLEQSMSGEYQIPRAHPADEWLSLQLGVKRKNADNFESNESQVGIADTVRRPFGILETRFIHLDHQAFDIGHDNRASTLLIPGMRWTKTTTNDALYPTRGYSASFEVRGGSGAMLSDVNFVRALANVRVVRALAPRWRVLGRIDAGASWDDNFGALPPTERFFAGGDLSVRGYGFEDLGPEDRRGRVIGGRYLGVFSTEIERSVARRWAVASFVDGGNAFGGSGRDTGLKLSVGAGLRWRSPLGPARIDLAHPLDDDVVVRLHVRIGPDL from the coding sequence GTGCGCGGCCTGCGGTGCCTGGCGGCGATGTGGCTGCTGGTGTCCCTCGGCGGCTGTGCGCTGCTGCCGTGGCCGGCCAAACCCGCGCCGGCCGCGCCGCCCCGCGAGACGCCGACCATCAGGCTCGTGGTGCGCGGCGTCGGTGAGCGACTGGCCACCAATATCCGCGCCCACGTGTCGCTCGCGACTCGCGCCTGCGGCACGCCGAGCGCCTACCTCGGCGCGCTCGCGCGCCGCGCCGAGGAGGAAACCCAGGACGCGCTGCGCGCCTACGGTTACTACCACGCGAGCGTCAGCACCCGTGTCGGTCAGCGCGGCGATTGCGCGCGCGTGGTCATCGAGGTCAAGCAAGGGCCGCGGGTGGTGGTGGCCGCGGTCGAGCTCGAGGTGCTCGGCGCGGCGCGCGACGATCAGGGCTTCATGGCGCCGCTCGCCAGTGTGCCGCTGGTGGTCGGCGCCAACTTGAATCACGACAAGTACACCGCCACCAAGCGCCTGCTGGAAACGCTGGCGCTGGAACGCGGCTATCTCGCCGGGCGCTTCGTCGAGCATCGCCTGGAAGTGGATGTCGCGCGCAATCTCGCGCACGCGCGTCTGCGCTACGACAGCGGCCCGCGTTATCGGGTCGGCACGGTGTCGATAGCGCAGCAGCCGCAGGTGGTGCGCGAAGATCTGGTGCGACGCTTCCTCGACTACAAGCCCGCGCAGCCCTACGAAGGCGAACTCGTCACGCGCTTCTACGCCGCGCTGGCCGCCAGCCAGTACTTCGACCAGGTCGACATTCGGCCGCGCCTCGGCGACGCACGCGACGGCGAAGTGCCGGTCGACATCCGCCTCACGCCGCGCAAGCGCCACAAGTACGCGGTCGGCGTCGGCGCCTCGACCGACGAAGGCGCGCGCACACGGCTCGCCTATACCAATCGACGCCTCAACGACGCCGGCCATCGCCTCAACGCCGAGCTGCGCGCGTCGCTGCTCGAGCAGAGCATGTCGGGCGAATACCAGATCCCGCGCGCGCATCCCGCCGATGAATGGCTGAGCCTGCAGCTCGGCGTGAAGCGCAAGAACGCCGACAACTTCGAAAGTAACGAATCGCAGGTCGGCATCGCCGACACCGTGCGGCGTCCGTTCGGTATCCTCGAGACGCGTTTCATCCATCTCGATCACCAGGCTTTCGACATCGGCCACGACAACCGCGCGTCGACCCTGCTGATCCCCGGCATGCGCTGGACCAAGACCACCACCAACGACGCGCTCTACCCGACGCGCGGCTACAGCGCGAGCTTCGAAGTGCGCGGCGGCTCGGGCGCGATGTTGTCGGACGTGAACTTCGTGCGCGCGCTGGCCAACGTGCGCGTGGTGCGGGCGCTGGCGCCGCGCTGGCGCGTGCTGGGACGCATCGATGCCGGCGCCAGCTGGGACGACAACTTCGGCGCCCTGCCGCCCACCGAGCGCTTCTTCGCCGGCGGTGACCTGAGCGTGCGCGGCTATGGCTTCGAGGATCTCGGCCCCGAGGACCGTCGCGGTCGGGTGATCGGCGGCCGCTACCTCGGCGTGTTCAGCACCGAAATCGAACGCAGCGTGGCACGACGCTGGGCGGTGGCGAGTTTCGTCGACGGTGGCAACGCGTTTGGCGGCAGCGGTCGCGATACCGGGCTCAAACTCAGCGTCGGCGCCGGACTGCGCTGGCGTTCACCGCTGGGACCGGCGCGTATCGATCTTGCCCATCCCCTCGACGATGACGTGGTCGTGCGCCTGCACGTACGTATCGGTCCTGACCTGTGA